In Acidobacteriota bacterium, the DNA window CGGCCGGCGCCGTGCGCGTCGCGGACGACGTCTGGATGGAGACGGGCGACGCCCGTCCGGAGACCGCGAGTTCCGCGAGCCCTGCTCTCGACGGCATCGCGGCGCGCCTCGCGGAGAGCCCCGCACGCTCCGGCCGACGGGCGCGCGGCCTCGCACGCTGGGAAGGCAAGCGCGTGCTCTTCGCGCTGCCGGTCCTCGACCGCGGCGGCGGCGCAAACGTCGTCTTTTCCGAGGCGCGCGCTCTCGCGCAGTTCGGCGTCGAGGCGCGCGTGTTCAACCTTGCCGCTCACCGCGCCGCGTTCGAGGCGAGCTACCCGTCGCCACCGGTGCCCGTGATTTACGGCCACACGTGGGACATCGTCGGGCTCGGGTGGCCGTACGACGCCGTCGTCGCGACGGCGAACGTGTCCGTCGAGTGGATCGCGCCACTCGTCTCCGCGCCGAGGCCGCCCGTCCTGGGTTATTACGTGCAGGACTACGAGCCACTCTTCTACCCGGAGGGCTCGAGGGACCGGGCGAAGGCCGAGGCGTCCTACGGCCTCGTCCCGGGCCTGCGCCGGTTTGCGAAGACCGAGTGGAACGCGACGACGGTTCGCGAGAAGACCGGTCTCTCCTGCGACGTCATTGGCCCGAGCTTCGACGTCGACACGTTCCGCCCCCGCCTCGGCCCCCTGCCGGACGCCCCGGTCCGGATCGCGGCGATGATCCGGCCGAGCACGCCGCGGCGGCAGCCGCAGTTCACGCTGGAGGTCCTGCGCGAGGTGGCGCGGGCGCACGGCGAAGGTGTCGAGATCCTGCTCTTTGGCGTGGACGACTCCGATCCCGCGCTCGCGTCGCTGCCGCTCGACTTCCCGCACCGCTTCCTCGGCGTCCTGCACGAACGCGCGCTCGCGGCCCTGTTCACGCAGGTCCACGTCTTCGCGGACTTCTCCTCGTACCAGGCGATGGGCCTCACGGCCCTCGAGGCGATGGGCGCCGGGGCCACCGCGGTCGTGCCGCGCGCGGGCGGCTCGGACAGCTTCGCGCGCGATGGAGAGAACGCCGTCCTCGTCGACACGGCGTCGGCGCCCGCGTGCGTGGAGGCGCTCTCACGGCTCGTGGCGGATCCCGCGCGGCGCGCCGGCCTCGCGGCGCGGGCGCTCGCGGACGTCGCGCGGCACACGCCCGAGAGCGCCGCCTTCCGGATGCTGGAGGTCCTGTTTGGCGCCGCTTAGGGTGCACGTCCTCCACGGGACCTACGGGGACGGGTTCCCCTACGGCTGCACGTACGTGCGCCTCCTGCTTCCGCTCGCGCACCCCTCGGTCGCGGACCGTGTCGCCCTCACGCACGGCTCGGACGCGCGGATTCCGCCGTGCGACGTCCTCGTCGTCGAGCGGCACGTGCTGTGGCCCGAGAGCGAGCAGCGCGAGCGCCTCGCGGCCGTCTTCGACGCCTGCCGCGGACGCGGCACGAAGATCGTCTACACGCTGGACGACAATCTTCTCGACCTGAACCGCGAGCGTCCGTGGCGGTTCCCGACCGAGACGATGCGGGGCGTGATCCGCTTCCTCGCGCGAACGGCCGATGCAGTCGTCGTCTCCACGCCGGCCCTCGCGGAGCGGTTCGCGCACCTGAACTCCCGCGTGCACGTGATCCCGAACGCGCTGGACGAGCGCCTCTTCGGCGCCCCGCCCGAGCCCGCGCCGGCGCGGCGGCCGCTCACCGTGGGCTTCATGGGCACGCTCACGCACGAGGCCGATCTCATGATGGTCCTGCGCCCCCTCCGCGGCCTGCTGAAGCGTGCGCACGGCGGGATCCGGCTGGAGGTCGTGGGCGGCGTCGACGGCGGCCGGTTCAAGGAGGCGCTCGGCGGACTGCCCGTCAAGATGATCGAGACGGGGGACACGCACGAGTACCCGAAGTTCGTCGGGTGGATGCGGGAGCACGTGCGCTGGGACTTCGCGATCGCGCCGCTCGAAGACGACCCCTTCACGCGCTGCAAGTCCGACCTGAAATACCTCGACTACGGCGCGCTCGCGATTCCGGCCGTGTTCAGCGACGTCAGGCCCTACCGCGAGACCGTCCGGAACCGCGAGACCGGCCTCGTCGTGCCGAACGATCCCGACGCCTGGGCCGCCGCCCTCGAAGAGATGGCGCGCGACGAGGCGCTGAGGTCGCGCCTCGCGCGGGCGGCCCGCGACGAGGTGCATGCGACGCGCATGCTCGCGACGAACGCCGTGCGCTGGCTCGAAGCTCTGAGCTGACCTCCGCGCCTAGCGCGAGGTCCGGAGCCACGCCAGGGCGGCCTTCACGTCGCCGCCGGGGTCGCGCCCCATCGTCACGTCAACGCGCTCGAGGTGCCACCGCTCTCCGTTCCGCTCGAGGGCGAGCGTGCGCAGCGGCCGAGTCTCCGGGGCCGGCTTGTCGCGCCGGACCTCCATGCGCACGCCCCACTCCTTCACGACACCCTTGAAGTAGCGCAGCGCGTGGTCGATCGGGATGCGGCGGCGGTGCAGGTCGACCGCGACGTCGGGGTGGATCACGTATGTGATCTCCTTGAGCAGCCACCGCGCCTTCAGGATCTCTTCCCAGAAGTCCACGAACCACACGCAGATGTGGAGGTAGTGGTCCTCGTTGAAGAACATCTTGTGGTCGATGATGAAGGCCGAGTTCTCCCAGGCGTACGGCGTCCAGAACTCCAGCGTCGCTCCGTCGGCCGCGACGCGCGTGATCTCCGCGAAGATCCGCGTCGGGTCCTTCACGTGCTCGAGGAAGTGCGACGAGTGGACGTACGCGACGCTGCGGTCGGGAAACGGCAGCGGGGCGTTCACGAGATCGACGACCTGGTCGACACCGGGCGCGGCCTGGATGTC includes these proteins:
- a CDS encoding glycosyltransferase family 4 protein, with product MSGSSAEELREELERTRAELWQARDRIAMMEMSRFWKLRNLWWTVKRRFGISVPPAAPALTGAAPADLVRIRGLAPVPFRAGPPPGHPHRVDVVFVAGPDEAASRDALDSLVRYCRPPVALHVAGVAASERPDSLAALCRDLDATVSAPGADSLARALRAGRSPLVFVVDARGRLLAESLDRLVACLESDPACVAAVPLSKGLLGAEAGAAQPDAGAVAGESARLYPVLDAGGGSAFLTRRAALAGREAAAPAELLQALRAAGAVRVADDVWMETGDARPETASSASPALDGIAARLAESPARSGRRARGLARWEGKRVLFALPVLDRGGGANVVFSEARALAQFGVEARVFNLAAHRAAFEASYPSPPVPVIYGHTWDIVGLGWPYDAVVATANVSVEWIAPLVSAPRPPVLGYYVQDYEPLFYPEGSRDRAKAEASYGLVPGLRRFAKTEWNATTVREKTGLSCDVIGPSFDVDTFRPRLGPLPDAPVRIAAMIRPSTPRRQPQFTLEVLREVARAHGEGVEILLFGVDDSDPALASLPLDFPHRFLGVLHERALAALFTQVHVFADFSSYQAMGLTALEAMGAGATAVVPRAGGSDSFARDGENAVLVDTASAPACVEALSRLVADPARRAGLAARALADVARHTPESAAFRMLEVLFGAA
- a CDS encoding glycosyltransferase family 4 protein → MAPLRVHVLHGTYGDGFPYGCTYVRLLLPLAHPSVADRVALTHGSDARIPPCDVLVVERHVLWPESEQRERLAAVFDACRGRGTKIVYTLDDNLLDLNRERPWRFPTETMRGVIRFLARTADAVVVSTPALAERFAHLNSRVHVIPNALDERLFGAPPEPAPARRPLTVGFMGTLTHEADLMMVLRPLRGLLKRAHGGIRLEVVGGVDGGRFKEALGGLPVKMIETGDTHEYPKFVGWMREHVRWDFAIAPLEDDPFTRCKSDLKYLDYGALAIPAVFSDVRPYRETVRNRETGLVVPNDPDAWAAALEEMARDEALRSRLARAARDEVHATRMLATNAVRWLEALS
- a CDS encoding methyltransferase domain-containing protein — its product is MKDLRIDLGCGSAKKDGTIGLDIQAAPGVDQVVDLVNAPLPFPDRSVAYVHSSHFLEHVKDPTRIFAEITRVAADGATLEFWTPYAWENSAFIIDHKMFFNEDHYLHICVWFVDFWEEILKARWLLKEITYVIHPDVAVDLHRRRIPIDHALRYFKGVVKEWGVRMEVRRDKPAPETRPLRTLALERNGERWHLERVDVTMGRDPGGDVKAALAWLRTSR